Proteins co-encoded in one Gemmatimonadaceae bacterium genomic window:
- the acpS gene encoding holo-ACP synthase, with translation MIVGVGFDLVEIGRVEQLLHGKGDRALARLFLDREVAYATARARPAMHLAARLAAKEAAFKALAGTESARLIGWKDIEVISRPGHAPELVLHGRAQQRAEVLGVTRHWLTLSHTDSTAGAVVVLETG, from the coding sequence GTGATCGTCGGTGTGGGTTTCGACCTGGTGGAAATCGGGCGCGTGGAGCAACTGCTGCACGGCAAGGGCGATCGCGCGCTGGCGCGGCTCTTCCTGGATCGTGAAGTGGCCTACGCCACCGCCCGGGCTCGCCCGGCGATGCACCTCGCGGCGCGTCTCGCCGCCAAGGAGGCGGCGTTCAAGGCCCTGGCGGGAACCGAGAGCGCGCGACTGATCGGATGGAAGGACATCGAGGTGATTTCACGTCCCGGCCACGCACCGGAACTGGTGCTTCACGGGCGCGCGCAGCAGCGCGCCGAGGTGCTGGGAGTCACGCGCCACTGGCTGACGCTCTCCCACACCGATTCGACGGCGGGTGCCGTCGTCGTCCTCGAAACGGGCTAG
- a CDS encoding protein phosphatase 2C domain-containing protein, with protein sequence MVLIHESPTGGIPRKPRDNELDVYGVTHIGKVRKQNQDHFLIASLHKHLSIHQTSIPAENLTGGGTDRLAFLAMVADGVGGSAGGEEASRFALDAITAYITRSVHCYYAADPNNDAEFTHVLQEGAMRVHARLNERSTEADRAGMATTLTAFLGVWPRAYVLQVGDSRYYTLRDGALHQMSRDQTVAEDLIAAGVIRRSDPGHERWKHVLSSAIGGPEASPVVTAIENDWYHVHLLCSDGLPKHVSDEQITQRLRAMTSSRQACEALLQDALDGGGSDNISIIVGRAVPLSAD encoded by the coding sequence ATGGTCCTGATCCACGAAAGCCCGACCGGTGGCATCCCGCGCAAACCGCGGGACAACGAGCTTGACGTCTACGGCGTCACGCACATCGGCAAGGTGCGGAAGCAGAATCAGGATCACTTCCTCATCGCCTCGCTGCACAAGCATCTCTCCATTCACCAGACCAGCATCCCCGCCGAGAACTTGACCGGGGGCGGCACCGACCGGCTTGCCTTTCTCGCGATGGTGGCCGACGGCGTCGGCGGCTCGGCGGGCGGCGAGGAGGCCAGCCGGTTCGCGCTGGACGCCATCACGGCCTACATCACGCGCTCGGTGCACTGCTACTACGCCGCCGATCCCAACAATGACGCGGAGTTCACCCACGTCCTGCAGGAAGGGGCGATGCGCGTGCATGCCCGGCTCAACGAGCGCAGCACCGAGGCGGACCGGGCCGGCATGGCGACGACGCTGACCGCCTTCCTCGGCGTCTGGCCGCGGGCGTACGTGCTGCAGGTGGGCGACAGCCGGTACTACACGCTGCGCGACGGCGCGCTGCACCAGATGTCGCGCGACCAGACCGTGGCGGAGGACCTGATTGCCGCCGGTGTCATCCGGCGCTCCGACCCCGGGCACGAACGCTGGAAGCACGTCCTCTCGAGTGCGATCGGCGGACCGGAGGCCTCGCCGGTGGTGACGGCCATCGAGAACGACTGGTACCACGTGCACCTGCTCTGCAGCGACGGACTCCCCAAGCACGTCAGCGACGAGCAGATCACCCAGCGGCTGCGCGCGATGACCTCCTCGCGTCAGGCCTGCGAGGCGCTGCTGCAGGACGCCCTCGACGGCGGCGGCAGCGACAACATTTCGATCATCGTCGGTCGCGCCGTGCCGTTGTCAGCCGACTGA
- a CDS encoding DUF2007 domain-containing protein — MTSEPRFVLLASFANGFAADIARERLEADGIPVLLKGPQVGIFGGGFQGTTVGGVELFVPSPELDRAKDLLDN, encoded by the coding sequence ATGACCTCCGAGCCACGGTTCGTGCTGCTCGCTTCCTTCGCCAACGGGTTCGCCGCCGACATCGCACGCGAACGCCTCGAGGCGGACGGTATTCCCGTACTCCTGAAGGGACCGCAGGTGGGGATCTTCGGCGGCGGCTTCCAGGGGACTACGGTGGGCGGCGTGGAGCTGTTCGTGCCGTCACCGGAACTGGATCGCGCCAAGGATCTCCTCGACAACTGA
- a CDS encoding prolipoprotein diacylglyceryl transferase, with the protein MIASSIVVQPFELHVGPLTLTGFGLAMLLAFVVAQYIGQVELDRRGHDSEIMGDVLVGAVIGGLVGAKVYYAILFHDPRALLHTAGFVFWGGLIGGILATALVIRWRRQPFTRISDVSAAGLAAAYAIGRTGCWAVGDDYGRPWDSRWAVAFPNGYPASTVQNLVEQFGVKELAGRPPLEVVSVHPTQLYEVAMGMVMFAIIWRLRDHKHAEGWLFGLYCVLAGLERFIVEFFRAKDDRFVGPFTMAQMIALAFAVGGAIWMQMRREAGDGRPGIYARQRARN; encoded by the coding sequence ATGATCGCCTCCTCCATCGTCGTCCAGCCGTTCGAACTGCACGTCGGCCCGCTGACCCTCACCGGGTTCGGCCTCGCCATGCTGCTCGCGTTCGTCGTGGCGCAGTACATCGGCCAGGTGGAGCTCGACCGTCGGGGGCACGACTCCGAGATCATGGGTGACGTGCTCGTCGGCGCCGTGATCGGCGGCCTGGTCGGGGCGAAGGTCTACTACGCCATCCTGTTTCACGATCCGCGGGCGCTGCTGCACACGGCGGGCTTCGTCTTCTGGGGCGGCCTGATCGGCGGCATTCTCGCCACGGCCTTGGTGATCCGGTGGCGCCGCCAGCCGTTCACGCGCATCAGCGATGTCTCGGCCGCGGGACTCGCGGCGGCCTATGCCATCGGCCGCACGGGGTGCTGGGCGGTGGGCGACGACTACGGTCGCCCGTGGGATTCCCGCTGGGCCGTGGCCTTTCCCAACGGCTACCCGGCTTCCACGGTGCAGAATCTCGTGGAGCAGTTCGGGGTGAAGGAACTTGCCGGTCGCCCGCCGCTCGAAGTGGTGTCGGTGCATCCCACGCAGCTTTATGAGGTGGCGATGGGGATGGTGATGTTCGCCATCATATGGCGGCTGCGCGACCACAAGCACGCCGAGGGATGGCTGTTCGGCCTGTATTGCGTGTTGGCCGGCCTCGAGCGGTTCATCGTGGAGTTCTTCCGCGCCAAGGATGATCGCTTCGTGGGGCCGTTCACGATGGCACAGATGATCGCGCTCGCCTTTGCCGTGGGTGGCGCGATCTGGATGCAGATGCGCCGTGAGGCGGGCGACGGCCGGCCGGGGATCTACGCGCGGCAGCGCGCCAGGAACTGA
- a CDS encoding M14 family metallopeptidase codes for MTDRDAEFTLPELTRPLRALGAARWLRDADHARLFTPMLAARRSAARVRTVEGQVAAFQADRLRRTLTEAVEQMAATHHPKSAPDRRAFAARVIDAGGAVWRALDLVETCGIAATAATTDARGATWAAWVRALEQFFLAADAWWATIVELRDGTGPRGTHGGLRSLVLVLALALTPALASAQQHLTYRVTGAAPTVLQANGFDVVGTEGAAVLVVAAPAELTRLQGLGVQAQLVTAPDTDRRRLMQLSVVGTATVVYRSYDDPRRGIRAWVDSLAASNARVSVDTVGRSSEGRPILAVKVGARGDAPARPNVLFVATHHAREWAATEMALRLIQRLATATDARVDSLLAARDIWIVPVVNPDGYEYTFTTDRLWRKNRRPMAGGEIGVDLNRNHSTSWGLDNVGSSPNASSEIYRGPAPASEPEVSALQAWHALHPPVISVTYHTYAGLLLFPPGARYGVLGADIDAYRVLGGTNTAPAALDHLPGSARTFYAAGTAWMLYPTNGEYTDWASATFGTISINPELTSGYGPTGYYGFEFPDNESLLQQLFTDNLPFALDAIEMAGNPRAYRSPTTGLRADRWVLESGTPPVRVRGPAASVAGTTLTIAGQAAAVAIDSASGGRYSRRLVTQGGVAARPATIGVTAGGERLTWSLLAVTGAEASDTAWTLTGFVADTAQRYAGRASFRGTGNMEMRSTEFAVPATVDTVSVTFWTKYSGDGYKETPFGLVRVSADSGRTWRAVARLAGGAVQWYPEDVRIGGLRGKRVMLSFLTSNLPWWVDELAVFANGALSSTGGGAGSATRLLPSANPVRGNSVTFTWPFAGKGGRVSIYDFSGRLVWTAEVIAGADDVTWTLTGRQIPNGAYLVLAESGSSRARLRLFVAREIP; via the coding sequence GTGACCGACCGCGACGCCGAGTTCACGCTCCCCGAGCTCACGCGGCCGCTGCGCGCGCTCGGAGCGGCGCGCTGGCTGCGCGACGCCGACCATGCGCGCCTGTTCACGCCGATGCTCGCCGCGCGGCGGAGCGCGGCGCGGGTGCGCACGGTGGAAGGACAGGTCGCGGCCTTTCAGGCCGACCGCCTGCGCCGCACGCTCACCGAGGCGGTGGAGCAGATGGCGGCGACGCACCATCCCAAGTCGGCCCCCGACCGGCGCGCCTTCGCGGCGCGCGTGATCGACGCAGGCGGGGCCGTGTGGCGCGCCCTCGACCTGGTCGAGACGTGCGGCATCGCGGCCACCGCCGCGACGACGGACGCGCGTGGCGCGACGTGGGCGGCGTGGGTTCGCGCGCTCGAACAGTTCTTCCTCGCCGCGGACGCCTGGTGGGCCACGATCGTGGAGTTGCGCGACGGAACCGGCCCCCGCGGCACGCACGGTGGTCTTCGTTCACTGGTCCTGGTACTCGCGCTCGCGCTCACGCCCGCCCTTGCGTCGGCCCAGCAGCACCTGACCTATCGCGTCACCGGGGCGGCCCCCACGGTGTTGCAGGCGAACGGCTTCGATGTGGTCGGTACCGAGGGGGCGGCGGTGCTCGTGGTCGCCGCGCCGGCCGAACTCACCCGGCTGCAGGGCCTCGGCGTGCAGGCGCAGCTCGTCACCGCGCCGGATACGGACCGTCGCCGCCTGATGCAATTGTCCGTCGTCGGCACGGCCACGGTGGTCTACCGGTCCTACGACGATCCGCGCCGCGGCATCCGCGCGTGGGTGGACTCGCTCGCGGCGTCCAACGCGCGGGTCAGCGTGGACACGGTGGGACGTTCGTCTGAGGGACGCCCAATCCTCGCCGTGAAGGTCGGGGCGCGCGGCGACGCGCCCGCCCGGCCGAACGTGCTCTTCGTCGCGACACACCATGCGCGCGAATGGGCCGCGACGGAAATGGCCCTGCGCCTCATCCAGCGGCTTGCGACCGCCACCGACGCGCGGGTCGATTCGCTGCTCGCCGCGCGCGACATCTGGATCGTGCCGGTGGTCAACCCGGATGGCTACGAGTACACCTTCACGACCGACCGGCTGTGGCGGAAGAACCGCCGGCCCATGGCGGGCGGCGAAATCGGCGTCGACCTCAACCGCAACCACAGCACCAGTTGGGGCCTCGACAACGTCGGCTCCTCACCGAACGCGTCGTCGGAGATTTATCGCGGCCCCGCACCGGCCTCGGAACCCGAGGTGAGCGCGCTGCAGGCGTGGCATGCGCTACATCCGCCGGTCATCTCCGTCACCTACCACACGTACGCGGGACTGTTGCTCTTTCCCCCGGGTGCGCGCTACGGCGTGCTGGGAGCCGACATCGACGCGTACCGCGTGCTCGGCGGAACCAACACCGCGCCGGCCGCGCTCGATCATCTGCCGGGTTCGGCGCGCACGTTCTATGCGGCGGGCACCGCCTGGATGCTCTATCCTACGAACGGCGAGTACACCGACTGGGCGAGCGCGACCTTTGGCACCATCAGCATCAACCCGGAGTTGACCAGCGGCTACGGGCCGACGGGATACTACGGGTTCGAGTTTCCGGACAACGAGTCGCTGCTGCAGCAACTCTTCACCGACAACCTCCCCTTCGCACTCGACGCGATCGAGATGGCGGGGAATCCGCGGGCGTACCGGAGTCCCACGACGGGCCTGCGCGCGGACCGGTGGGTGCTGGAGAGCGGCACCCCGCCAGTGCGCGTGCGCGGGCCGGCCGCCTCGGTGGCCGGCACCACGCTGACCATCGCGGGACAGGCGGCGGCGGTGGCGATCGACTCGGCGTCGGGGGGGAGATACAGCCGACGGCTCGTCACGCAGGGGGGCGTGGCGGCGCGTCCCGCGACGATCGGCGTCACGGCCGGCGGCGAGCGCCTGACGTGGTCGCTGCTCGCGGTGACCGGCGCGGAGGCCAGCGACACGGCCTGGACACTTACGGGATTCGTGGCCGACACAGCGCAGCGCTATGCCGGGCGCGCCTCCTTCCGCGGCACCGGCAACATGGAGATGCGATCCACGGAATTCGCGGTGCCCGCCACCGTCGACACCGTGAGCGTCACGTTCTGGACGAAGTACAGCGGCGACGGCTACAAGGAGACGCCGTTCGGCCTGGTGCGCGTCTCGGCCGACAGCGGTCGCACGTGGCGCGCGGTCGCGCGCCTTGCAGGTGGTGCCGTGCAGTGGTATCCCGAAGACGTGCGCATCGGCGGCCTGCGCGGCAAGCGCGTAATGCTCTCGTTTCTCACGTCCAACCTGCCGTGGTGGGTTGACGAACTCGCGGTCTTTGCGAATGGTGCGCTGTCGTCAACAGGCGGTGGCGCGGGGTCGGCCACACGCCTTTTGCCGTCGGCCAATCCGGTGCGCGGCAACTCGGTGACCTTCACGTGGCCGTTTGCCGGCAAGGGCGGTCGGGTGAGCATCTATGACTTCTCCGGACGCCTCGTCTGGACTGCCGAAGTGATCGCCGGCGCGGACGACGTGACGTGGACGCTCACCGGGCGGCAGATTCCCAACGGCGCCTATCTGGTGCTTGCCGAAAGCGGGAGTTCACGTGCACGCTTGAGGCTCTTTGTCGCGCGGGAGATTCCGTGA
- a CDS encoding CYTH domain-containing protein, translating into MREVELKGVVADPAALRARLLAAGAREVFRGALSDSRYDLPSRELLAKDHVLRLRVYEDAAGRRAVLDFKGPTSYDTGYKVREEISTPCGDGIAMADVLARLGYVVIREIDRDIEQYEVLGTVCRVERYPRMDVLLEVEGTPEAIEAAIAVAGMARDAFTSERLPDFILRFEARTGERAAICRRELDGDYRYSTFDA; encoded by the coding sequence ATGCGTGAAGTCGAGCTCAAGGGCGTCGTCGCCGATCCCGCCGCGCTGCGCGCGCGGCTGCTGGCCGCCGGCGCGCGCGAGGTCTTCCGCGGGGCGCTCTCGGACAGCCGCTACGACCTGCCGTCGCGCGAGCTGCTCGCCAAGGACCATGTGCTGCGCCTGCGCGTCTACGAGGACGCGGCCGGCCGCCGCGCCGTGCTCGACTTCAAGGGGCCCACGAGCTACGACACGGGGTACAAGGTGCGTGAGGAAATCTCCACGCCCTGCGGTGACGGGATCGCGATGGCCGACGTGCTGGCGCGCCTGGGATATGTCGTGATCCGCGAGATCGACCGCGACATCGAGCAGTACGAGGTGCTCGGCACGGTTTGCCGCGTCGAGCGGTATCCGCGCATGGACGTGCTGCTCGAGGTGGAGGGGACGCCGGAGGCGATCGAAGCGGCCATCGCGGTGGCCGGGATGGCCCGCGACGCATTCACGAGCGAGCGCCTCCCGGACTTCATCCTCCGCTTCGAGGCGCGCACCGGCGAACGCGCGGCCATCTGCCGCCGCGAGCTCGACGGCGACTACCGCTACAGCACCTTCGACGCCTGA
- a CDS encoding CHAD domain-containing protein: MTRPARRAPEARGLLRKPARAAARAVARQRLERAVEKASPLLLPRVGEPAATIGNEEVHDFRVALRRLRSWIRAADDLLRDDLPRRERVALRRLARCAGAARDAQVEWQWLTSPGEPFSAPAARAAAWLAGERLAIYARERERLQRRTAERWPDVAAAVAAALARATDPTDVPPESLGAHLAPVMRRHLDTARAALDRIEHRTQVKVIHRARIEVKRLRYLVETVDAQSPSGARALRQLRQLQDTLGELHDAHVITLQLDPNLVPRRGRRRPTGRPALRDLRALRAAVRRRELAAFRHAMDLLASPTAAASWRVLEQLPARLTAAAAPRTRRRVAPAVTRTA; this comes from the coding sequence GTGACCCGTCCGGCGCGACGCGCGCCGGAGGCGCGGGGCTTGCTGCGCAAGCCCGCGCGCGCCGCGGCGCGCGCCGTCGCGCGCCAACGCCTGGAGCGGGCCGTGGAAAAGGCGTCCCCACTCCTGCTCCCCAGGGTCGGGGAACCGGCCGCGACGATCGGCAACGAGGAGGTGCACGACTTCCGCGTCGCGTTGCGCCGCCTGCGCAGCTGGATTCGCGCCGCGGACGACCTGCTGCGCGACGACCTCCCGCGGCGCGAGCGCGTCGCCCTGCGCCGCCTGGCCCGCTGTGCCGGCGCGGCGCGCGATGCCCAGGTGGAGTGGCAGTGGCTCACTTCCCCGGGCGAACCCTTCAGTGCACCGGCGGCGCGCGCCGCCGCCTGGCTTGCCGGCGAACGACTGGCCATCTATGCGCGCGAGCGGGAGCGCCTGCAGCGCCGCACCGCCGAGCGTTGGCCCGACGTGGCCGCGGCGGTCGCCGCGGCGCTCGCCCGCGCGACCGACCCGACGGACGTTCCACCCGAATCGCTCGGAGCCCATCTCGCCCCCGTGATGCGCCGCCATCTCGACACGGCTCGCGCCGCGCTCGACCGCATCGAGCACCGGACGCAGGTGAAGGTCATCCACCGCGCGCGCATCGAGGTCAAGCGCCTGCGGTATCTCGTGGAAACCGTTGACGCCCAGTCGCCGAGCGGGGCACGGGCCCTGCGACAACTGCGGCAGCTGCAGGACACGCTCGGCGAACTGCACGACGCGCACGTGATCACCCTGCAGCTCGATCCCAACCTGGTCCCGCGCCGCGGACGGCGGCGGCCAACCGGCCGCCCTGCCCTGCGTGACCTGCGGGCACTGCGCGCCGCCGTGCGCCGGCGGGAACTCGCTGCCTTCCGGCATGCCATGGACCTGCTGGCTTCGCCGACGGCGGCGGCCTCGTGGCGAGTGCTCGAACAGCTCCCCGCGCGCCTGACGGCCGCCGCAGCGCCCCGCACGCGACGCCGTGTCGCCCCGGCCGTTACGCGGACCGCGTAG
- a CDS encoding cytochrome c oxidase assembly protein has translation MQWWCSASGKPWTWEPQYYPGVWLMVAVLAIAYHTLSRRGRTMGESRLVYWGGWTGVGLVWQVLDWPLGPLAAGYLSSAHAVQFVALALVTPPLLLLATRRPLAAAIPASGATRRVLAVLSQPLIAAVVFNLVAITTHVPAVVDLLMPSQAGAFVIDMLWLAGGLVLWWPIVVDAPTRPWFSMPVRVLYLFLSTLVHTGIAMVMLIRDFPMYGIYELAPPWPAWSPLEDQHLAGGVMELAGAAVIFGIITVMFFRWSGGVAGDAPPSAPPRD, from the coding sequence ATGCAATGGTGGTGTTCCGCCTCGGGGAAGCCGTGGACGTGGGAGCCGCAGTACTATCCCGGCGTGTGGCTGATGGTGGCGGTGCTCGCGATCGCGTATCACACCCTCTCGCGCCGCGGCCGCACGATGGGCGAGTCGCGCCTCGTCTACTGGGGCGGCTGGACGGGGGTTGGCCTCGTCTGGCAGGTGCTGGACTGGCCGCTGGGGCCGCTCGCGGCCGGCTATTTGTCGAGCGCGCACGCCGTGCAGTTCGTGGCGCTGGCGCTCGTCACGCCGCCGCTCCTCCTGCTCGCCACGCGACGGCCGCTGGCCGCGGCGATCCCCGCGTCTGGCGCGACGCGCCGGGTGCTGGCCGTGCTCTCGCAGCCGCTCATCGCCGCGGTGGTGTTCAACCTCGTGGCCATCACGACGCACGTGCCGGCGGTCGTGGACCTGCTGATGCCATCCCAGGCCGGGGCCTTCGTCATCGACATGCTCTGGCTCGCCGGCGGCCTCGTGCTCTGGTGGCCGATTGTCGTTGACGCGCCAACGCGCCCGTGGTTCAGCATGCCCGTGCGGGTGCTCTACCTGTTCCTGTCGACGCTGGTGCACACCGGAATCGCGATGGTCATGCTGATCCGCGATTTTCCGATGTACGGCATCTACGAGCTTGCGCCGCCGTGGCCGGCCTGGTCGCCGCTGGAGGACCAGCATCTCGCCGGCGGAGTGATGGAACTGGCGGGGGCGGCGGTGATCTTCGGAATCATCACCGTGATGTTCTTCCGCTGGAGCGGTGGCGTGGCGGGCGATGCGCCGCCGTCGGCCCCGCCGCGGGACTAA
- a CDS encoding GNAT family N-acetyltransferase, with product MRRLPALATARLQLRPFLLSDARIVQRLAGERAVADTTLRIPHPYEDGMAEAWIATHEGAWTRHEEATLAIAEAEAGLVGAISVRIDLAQRRGELAYWIGQPYWGRGYATEAVRAMLGFGFDRLSLHRLWAQHFTRNPASGRVLAKSGMRHEGTLRGHLIHRGVPEDVEIWGILAADRP from the coding sequence ATGCGCCGCCTGCCCGCGCTGGCGACTGCCCGGCTCCAATTGCGGCCGTTTCTGCTGAGCGACGCACGCATCGTGCAGCGCCTGGCTGGCGAACGCGCCGTGGCCGACACCACGCTGCGCATCCCGCATCCGTACGAAGACGGGATGGCAGAAGCGTGGATCGCGACGCACGAAGGCGCCTGGACCCGTCACGAGGAAGCGACGCTCGCGATTGCGGAGGCCGAGGCCGGCCTCGTGGGCGCCATCTCCGTTCGCATTGATCTCGCCCAGCGCCGCGGCGAACTCGCGTACTGGATCGGCCAGCCCTACTGGGGACGCGGCTACGCCACCGAGGCCGTGCGCGCCATGCTCGGCTTCGGCTTCGACCGCCTGTCGCTGCATCGCCTCTGGGCGCAGCATTTCACCCGTAATCCGGCCTCCGGACGGGTGCTGGCCAAGTCTGGCATGCGCCACGAGGGGACGCTGCGCGGCCACCTGATCCACCGGGGTGTACCAGAGGACGTGGAGATATGGGGAATCCTCGCCGCGGATCGTCCGTAA
- a CDS encoding HAD hydrolase-like protein, with amino-acid sequence MTRVVLFDIDGTLLASGGVGRRAMEGALMVHFGTIGPTHYRYDGKTDKQIVRESMHLAGFSDADIDARMPALLADYLGRLEHTVTSGEHAVRMHLGIPALVDALEARADVLLGLLTGNVAAGAVLKLRAAGLAPERFRVGAFGSDHEDRPALPAIAQQRASVLLQRPVSGGDVVIIGDTPADVACGRGIGARAVAVATGHFTTADLAAHDPHAVFEDFTDVDAALRAICDA; translated from the coding sequence ATGACCCGCGTCGTGCTCTTCGACATCGACGGCACGCTGCTCGCGAGCGGCGGCGTCGGGCGGCGCGCCATGGAAGGGGCGCTGATGGTGCACTTCGGCACGATCGGCCCCACGCACTACCGGTACGATGGCAAGACCGACAAGCAGATCGTCCGCGAGTCGATGCATCTGGCCGGTTTCAGCGATGCGGACATCGATGCGCGCATGCCGGCCCTGCTGGCGGACTATCTGGGGCGCCTCGAGCACACGGTGACGTCGGGCGAGCATGCGGTGCGCATGCATCTTGGCATTCCGGCGCTGGTGGACGCCCTCGAGGCGCGCGCCGACGTGCTGCTGGGACTCCTGACCGGCAATGTCGCGGCGGGTGCGGTGCTCAAGCTGCGCGCGGCGGGCCTCGCGCCGGAACGGTTCCGCGTGGGGGCGTTCGGTTCCGATCATGAGGACCGGCCGGCGCTCCCCGCCATCGCGCAGCAGCGCGCGTCGGTGCTGCTGCAGCGCCCGGTGAGCGGCGGCGACGTGGTCATCATCGGGGACACGCCGGCCGACGTGGCGTGCGGGCGCGGCATCGGCGCGCGCGCCGTGGCCGTCGCCACCGGGCACTTCACCACGGCCGATCTCGCGGCGCATGACCCTCACGCGGTCTTCGAGGACTTCACCGACGTCGACGCCGCCCTGCGCGCGATCTGCGATGCGTGA
- a CDS encoding EamA family transporter, whose amino-acid sequence MHATTAPAAHPAHRLWITDLLLLLMATIWGVNFSVVKFGLRFMEPLAFNAVRVTLAAVTLLVIARARGLPLPPRRQLWGLLALGVLGHGVYQALFVEGMARTRAGSASLVMAGTPVLIAMLGRLRGVERLHARGYAGIALSIAGIAVVMSGSAAAGAGDASIVGDALILMASASWAIYTVFLKPYTHHVDGVQVSALTLVGGALPLGVLSLPAIMRTDWTALPAAAWGSVVYGALFALVIAYLIWYRGIRLIGPTRTSMFSNLQPIIAVLFAWMALGETPTLAQGMGAAAVLTGLLLTRS is encoded by the coding sequence ATGCACGCAACGACCGCGCCCGCCGCGCATCCCGCGCACCGGCTCTGGATCACCGACCTGCTGTTGCTCCTGATGGCGACCATCTGGGGCGTGAATTTCTCGGTGGTCAAGTTCGGCCTGCGGTTCATGGAGCCGCTGGCGTTCAATGCCGTGCGCGTGACGCTCGCCGCGGTGACGCTCCTGGTGATTGCGCGGGCGCGGGGACTGCCGCTGCCGCCGCGCCGCCAGCTGTGGGGACTGCTCGCGCTTGGCGTGCTGGGACACGGCGTCTACCAGGCGCTCTTCGTCGAAGGGATGGCGCGCACGCGCGCCGGCAGCGCCTCGCTGGTGATGGCCGGCACGCCCGTGCTGATCGCCATGCTGGGTCGCCTGCGCGGCGTGGAACGGCTGCACGCGCGCGGCTATGCGGGCATCGCGCTTTCCATCGCCGGCATCGCCGTCGTGATGAGCGGCAGCGCGGCGGCCGGGGCGGGGGACGCCTCGATCGTCGGCGACGCGCTCATCCTCATGGCATCGGCGAGCTGGGCCATCTACACGGTCTTCCTGAAGCCGTACACGCACCACGTGGACGGCGTGCAGGTCTCGGCGCTCACGCTGGTGGGCGGGGCGCTGCCGCTCGGCGTGCTCTCGCTGCCGGCGATCATGCGCACCGACTGGACGGCGCTGCCGGCAGCGGCATGGGGATCGGTCGTCTACGGCGCGCTCTTCGCGCTCGTGATCGCCTACCTCATCTGGTATCGCGGCATTCGTCTCATCGGGCCCACGCGGACCTCCATGTTCAGCAACCTGCAGCCGATCATCGCCGTGCTGTTCGCGTGGATGGCGCTTGGCGAGACGCCGACGCTCGCGCAGGGAATGGGCGCGGCCGCCGTGCTCACCGGCCTGCTGCTCACCCGCTCATGA
- a CDS encoding SCO family protein, with protein sequence MPPLRLLRHSLAAAVLGAAACTAPAPKHGVAIEPALPRPAFTLTDTRGAPFEFAKETHGLLTFLFFGYTNCPDVCPVHVANVAAVLRKLPFEDQQKARFVFVTTDPARDTLPALRRWLDQFDASFVGLRGDEADVARVMSAIGLPPAMRGAAGPDGRYEVGHPATVLVFTADDSAHVLYPFGTRQLDWAEDIPRLLKVRPARGK encoded by the coding sequence ATGCCCCCGCTGCGTTTGCTCCGCCATTCGCTCGCGGCCGCCGTGCTCGGCGCCGCGGCGTGCACCGCGCCTGCCCCCAAGCATGGCGTCGCCATCGAGCCCGCGCTGCCGCGTCCCGCGTTCACGCTCACCGACACCCGGGGCGCGCCGTTCGAGTTTGCGAAGGAGACGCACGGGCTGCTGACATTCCTGTTCTTCGGCTACACCAACTGTCCCGACGTCTGTCCCGTGCACGTGGCCAACGTCGCGGCGGTGCTGCGCAAGCTGCCGTTCGAAGACCAGCAGAAGGCGCGCTTCGTCTTCGTCACGACAGATCCGGCGCGCGACACGCTCCCCGCGCTGCGCCGCTGGCTCGACCAGTTCGATGCGTCGTTCGTCGGGCTGCGCGGCGACGAGGCCGACGTGGCGCGCGTGATGAGCGCCATCGGGTTGCCGCCGGCGATGCGCGGCGCGGCGGGGCCGGACGGCCGGTACGAGGTGGGGCATCCGGCGACGGTGCTCGTCTTCACGGCTGATGACTCGGCGCACGTGCTCTATCCGTTCGGCACGCGGCAGCTGGACTGGGCGGAGGACATTCCGCGCCTGCTCAAGGTGCGGCCGGCGAGGGGGAAGTAG